One window of Triticum dicoccoides isolate Atlit2015 ecotype Zavitan chromosome 5A, WEW_v2.0, whole genome shotgun sequence genomic DNA carries:
- the LOC119298091 gene encoding protein app1-like, translated as MVPTVLGVPTVPVPGAAVPTIPAVPTVPGVPTVPLPAVPGAVVPTVHTAPSVPTVPGVPMLPMPSVPGVPNVPLPPMPSVPDLPKVPLPPMPSVHGVPKVPLPPVPSVPGVPAVP; from the coding sequence ATGGTGCCCACCGTGCTAGGTGTGCCAACGGTACCAGTACCTGGCGCCGCCGTGCCAACCATCCCGGCGGTTCCCACCGTGCCAGGTGTGCCGACAGTGCCGCTGCCGGCAGTACCCGGTGCCGTCGTGCCGACAGTGCACACTGCGCCGAGCGTGCCGACAGTGCCAGGCGTGCCGATGTTGCCGATGCCATCCGTCCCCGGCGTGCCTAACGTGCCGCTGCCCCCTATGCCGTCCGTCCCCGACCTGCCCAAGGTGCCACTGCCGCCGATGCCGTCCGTCCATGGCGTGCCCAAGGTGCCACTGCCGCCGGTGCCGTCTGTTCCCGGTGTGCCGGCCGTGCCATAG